The Nitrospiraceae bacterium genome segment CTTCCGACACGTCGATAGACTTCAGGGCACCACTGCTCGCTCACTTGAGCCTTCGCGTCCGCGATAGAATCTCTTTGGATCGATTCTCTGCTCAGAGCATGACCGAGTCAAATAAGGAATTCATAAAGATTCATCAGTCGTGAGTAATTGAGGTAATGGATCCGAAGACATTGATTGTTCAACCAACGAGGAGGACGAGTATAGAGCGATGATGTGTTACGGAATCGTTAGGCGGAGCTTAGCGAGTGGAAAACATTTGGTTTTGGACCATCGCTAGGAGCGATGTGAAATTGCCTGAGGACTCGACTTTCTTTCCTTGCATTTCAAATAGAGATTTAGACACTGGGAAGCTGAGAGCTTTCAGAGAGACAATTGCCACTAGCGCTCGCTTTTCGGGGCCTGGCCAATGATTCGCACCCGCGGACCATGCTCGAGCAAGACCACGTGATCGTCCTCCGGCTCTCTGCCTAATACCCACACGAAGAGTCGTTTCGCATCGCTCAGCTCAGGATCCTTCGGCATCCCATACTGCTCCGCCTGCATCGGTTCATCGTAGAGGCCGATGCAGCCGTGGGATGCGGGATACCCAGGCATATCGCGTCCATGAATCCAATAGGACACGCCCTCCCGATTCACGTGGAATCGCAACGCATAGTTCATGGGATAAGGACGATCCGTTCCCTCAACCGTGTAGAGGCAGGATTGATGGCTGCGATGCGCTGCCGCGATGCGAAACTCGCCGGTTGGCGTTTCATTGTTCCCGTTCCCAGACGCGATCGGCAGGGCAAATCGAAGCGCGCCGTATTCGTAGGCGCCCAAAAACTGTTCCGCCAAGTCGATCAGAACAAATTGTTCATCCTGTTCGGCGGCGGGGTAGACGAGCGGAGCGGATTGAATGAGGCGAGATCATCGAGCCTTTTCGGGACTTTGATTGAAGCACCGGGGCGCGCATGTCGCCGGTCGATCCGATTGAACCGCGCGACATCGATCCAGCGATCACCGAATAATGTGTCCAGGAATTCACCGGGGCGAAGAGTCTGACAGCGCCAGTCGACCGTCGCATCACTCGGGTACTGAATCTCGCACGGACTCGGGTGTTTCGTGGGGGGTTCCGCAAATGCAGACGGTATGAACACCGTCG includes the following:
- a CDS encoding L,D-transpeptidase — translated: MQSAPLVYPAAEQDEQFVLIDLAEQFLGAYEYGALRFALPIASGNGNNETPTGEFRIAAAHRSHQSCLYTVEGTDRPYPMNYALRFHVNREGVSYWIHGRDMPGYPASHGCIGLYDEPMQAEQYGMPKDPELSDAKRLFVWVLGREPEDDHVVLLEHGPRVRIIGQAPKSER